A single window of Nicotiana tomentosiformis chromosome 1, ASM39032v3, whole genome shotgun sequence DNA harbors:
- the LOC104120561 gene encoding uncharacterized protein, translated as MAKMISFLASLLIILAIFTPEIHAVDYAVTNRATNTPGGARFNRDIGAQYSKQTLSAATSFIWKIFQQNSPADRKNVQKVSMFVDDMGGVAYASNNEIHVSARYIQSYSGNVKREITGVLYHESTHIWQWNGNGRAPGGLIEGIADYVRLKAGFAPSHWVKPGQGDRWDQGYDVTARFLDYCNSLRNGFVAQLNKKMRNGYSNQFFVDLLGKTVDQLWRDYKAKFSA; from the exons ATGGCTAAAATGATTTCCTTCCTTGCTTCTCTACTAATTATCCTTGCAATATTCACCCCTGAAATCCATGCAGTAGATTACGCCGTTACCAACAGGGCCACAAACACCCCCGGCGGTGCCCGTTTCAACCGAGATATCGGTGCCCAATATAGCAAGCAAACTCTCTCAGCTGCCACTTCTTTCATATGGAAAATCTTCCAACAGAACTCTCCGGCTGACCGCAAAAACGTGCAGAAGGTAAGTATGTTCGTCGATGACATGGGCGGAGTAGCTTACGCTAGCAATAATGAGATTCATGTTAGTGCCAG GTATATTCAGAGTTACTCTGGTAACGTCAAGAGAGAGATCACAGGAGTATTGTACCACGAGAGCACCCATATTTGGCAGTGGAATGGGAACGGTCGGGCTCCCGGCGGATTAATTGAAGGGATTGCTGATTATGTAAGGCTCAAAGCTGGATTTGCACCTAGTCACTGGGTGAAACCAGGGCAGGGCGATCGATGGGACCAAGGCTACGACGTGACTGCTCGATTTCTAGATTACTGCAACAGCTTGAGAAATGGGTTCGTGGCACAACTAAACAAAAAGATGAGAAATGGCTATAGTAATCAGTTCTTTGTTGACCTGCTGGGGAAGACGGTTGATCAACTTTGGAGAGATTACAAAGCTAAATTTAGTGCATAG